From a single Streptomyces sp. NBC_00377 genomic region:
- a CDS encoding AAA family ATPase, with the protein MFTSVDDVRARLAESGYLASPAVATTVFLADRLGKPLLVEGPAGVGKTELAKAVAQVAGARLVRLQCYEGVDESRALYEWNHAKQLLRISAGRDETWDEARTDIFSEEFLLPRPLLTAIRGDEPTVLLIDETDKADVEVEGLLLEVLSDFQVTVPELGTITATRRPFVVLTSNASRELSEALRRRCLFLHIDFPEEELERRIVRLKVPGIEAALAESVVRVIGALRAMDLRKAPSVAETIDWARTLLALGATSLDEGVVRESLGVILKHQDDILKAGAKLDLDAV; encoded by the coding sequence TTGTTCACGTCCGTCGACGATGTCCGCGCCCGGCTCGCCGAGAGCGGTTATCTGGCCTCCCCCGCCGTCGCCACGACCGTCTTCCTCGCCGACCGGCTCGGCAAGCCACTGCTGGTGGAAGGCCCGGCCGGGGTCGGCAAGACGGAACTCGCCAAGGCCGTGGCACAGGTCGCGGGGGCCAGGCTCGTGCGGCTCCAGTGCTACGAGGGCGTCGACGAGTCGCGGGCGCTGTACGAGTGGAACCACGCGAAGCAACTGCTGCGCATCAGCGCGGGCCGGGACGAAACCTGGGACGAGGCCCGCACGGACATCTTCAGCGAGGAGTTCCTGCTCCCCCGCCCGCTGCTCACCGCCATCCGCGGCGACGAGCCGACCGTCCTGCTGATCGACGAGACCGACAAGGCCGATGTCGAGGTGGAGGGGCTGCTCCTGGAGGTGCTCAGCGACTTCCAGGTCACGGTTCCCGAACTGGGCACGATCACCGCGACGCGCCGTCCGTTCGTCGTGCTCACCTCCAACGCGAGCCGTGAGTTGTCGGAGGCGCTGCGCCGTCGCTGTCTCTTCCTCCACATCGACTTCCCCGAGGAGGAGCTGGAGCGGCGGATCGTCCGGCTGAAGGTGCCCGGCATCGAAGCGGCGCTGGCCGAGTCGGTGGTCCGGGTGATCGGCGCGCTGCGCGCGATGGACCTGCGCAAGGCGCCCTCCGTCGCCGAGACCATCGACTGGGCGCGCACCCTGCTCGCGCTGGGCGCCACCAGCCTCGACGAAGGCGTCGTCCGCGAGAGTCTGGGCGTGATCCTCAAGCACCAGGACGACATCCTCAAGGCCGGTGCGAAGCTCGACCTGGACGCCGTGTGA
- a CDS encoding vWA domain-containing protein — MSAEVADRLVGFVAALRAHGLRVGTGETVDAAEAAAALGFADRALLREGLAATLLHAADQRRVFDTVFDLYFPHGVGAPEGEPGDRDDLRDRLAAALADDDAAMLARLAIEAVDGLGGYGSSPGADGWSSYQTLERLRPQTLLARVRDDIRSRGGAAGFTDRLLEDEIRRRIQGFRALVAGEARRRVAERRGRDEIARRAVAPTADRVDFLYAGKDRLAELRRTVQPLARKLATRMAARRRRASRGTIDLRRTLRGSLSTGGVPMRPVLRRRRPARPELVLLCDVSGSVSGFSDFTMLLVQALHDQFSKVRVFAFVNRIDEVTGLLEHGAADPEGLGARIRAEASLTGYHGSSDYGVALGEFAQRYGAAVGPRSTVFVLGDARTNMSDPNLAALRRIAEQARHVHWLNPEPRSLWGTGDSAAPEYAELVAMHECRNARQLGALIGRLLPV; from the coding sequence GTGAGCGCCGAGGTCGCCGACCGCCTGGTCGGCTTCGTCGCCGCGCTGCGGGCACACGGCCTGCGGGTCGGCACCGGCGAGACGGTGGACGCCGCCGAGGCGGCGGCGGCGCTGGGGTTCGCGGACCGCGCCCTGCTGCGCGAGGGGCTGGCCGCGACGCTGCTGCACGCGGCGGACCAACGGCGGGTGTTCGACACCGTCTTCGACCTGTACTTCCCGCACGGCGTCGGCGCGCCCGAGGGGGAGCCCGGCGACCGCGACGACCTGCGTGACCGGCTGGCCGCCGCGCTCGCCGACGACGATGCGGCAATGCTCGCCCGGCTCGCGATCGAGGCGGTCGACGGGCTGGGCGGGTACGGGAGTTCACCGGGCGCGGACGGCTGGTCCTCGTACCAGACGCTGGAACGGCTGCGTCCGCAGACGCTGCTGGCACGGGTGCGGGACGACATCCGTTCCCGGGGCGGCGCGGCCGGGTTCACCGACCGGCTCCTGGAGGACGAGATCAGGCGGCGCATCCAGGGCTTCCGTGCCCTGGTGGCCGGAGAGGCCCGGCGCCGGGTCGCCGAACGGCGGGGGCGGGACGAGATCGCCCGGCGGGCGGTGGCACCGACCGCGGACCGGGTCGACTTCCTGTACGCCGGGAAGGACCGGCTGGCCGAACTGCGGCGGACGGTACAGCCGTTGGCCCGCAAGCTCGCCACCCGCATGGCCGCGCGCCGCCGCCGGGCCTCCCGGGGCACGATCGACCTGCGGCGCACGCTGCGCGGCTCCCTGTCGACGGGCGGGGTCCCGATGCGGCCCGTGCTGCGTCGCCGGCGTCCGGCCCGCCCCGAACTGGTGCTGCTGTGCGATGTGTCGGGGTCCGTGTCCGGCTTCTCCGACTTCACGATGCTGCTGGTGCAGGCGCTGCACGACCAGTTCAGCAAGGTGCGGGTCTTCGCCTTCGTCAACCGGATCGACGAGGTGACCGGCCTGCTCGAACACGGCGCGGCGGACCCCGAGGGCCTCGGCGCCCGCATCCGGGCCGAGGCGAGCCTGACGGGCTACCACGGCAGCAGCGACTACGGCGTCGCCCTGGGCGAGTTCGCGCAACGGTACGGCGCGGCGGTCGGCCCGCGCAGCACGGTGTTCGTACTCGGCGACGCCCGGACCAACATGAGCGACCCCAACCTGGCCGCGCTGCGCCGGATCGCCGAACAGGCCCGCCACGTCCACTGGCTGAACCCGGAGCCGCGCTCCCTGTGGGGCACGGGGGACTCGGCCGCTCCCGAGTACGCCGAGCTGGTCGCGATGCACGAGTGCCGCAACGCACGCCAACTCGGTGCCCTGATCGGCCGGTTGCTTCCGGTCTAG
- a CDS encoding cupin domain-containing protein, protein MMEVKALEKPDERRDFPRGHIEAVHMTGLDFAVATFEPGWRWSESLASVSGTDTCQIHHNGYMVKGRMHITMDEGGEGELGPGDVFVVPPGHDAWVVGDEQCVVYDFAGSMAKDYGKAQ, encoded by the coding sequence ATGATGGAAGTGAAGGCGCTCGAGAAGCCGGACGAGCGGCGCGATTTCCCCCGCGGCCACATCGAGGCCGTCCATATGACGGGGCTCGACTTCGCCGTGGCGACCTTCGAGCCCGGATGGCGGTGGTCGGAGTCGCTGGCGTCGGTATCGGGCACCGACACCTGCCAGATCCATCACAACGGGTACATGGTCAAGGGCCGCATGCACATCACCATGGACGAGGGCGGCGAGGGCGAACTGGGGCCGGGAGACGTCTTCGTCGTCCCGCCCGGTCACGACGCCTGGGTGGTGGGTGACGAACAGTGCGTGGTCTACGATTTCGCCGGGTCGATGGCCAAGGACTACGGAAAGGCCCAGTAG
- a CDS encoding pyridoxal-phosphate dependent enzyme — protein MTTTPPPITLDDVRDAAARLKGVAHRTPVLRSRTLDALVGAEVHLKCENFQRVGAFKFRGAYNAASRLAPEQLARGIAAYSSGNHAQAVALAARELGTTAVIVMPEDAPGSKRAATEGYGAEIVTYDRYAGDRVAIAEALAADRGLALIPPYEHPHVMAGQGTAALELVEEAGDLDALLVPVGGGGLIAGSATAVKGLRPDTRIVGVEPEAGDDTKRSLEAGRRVEIPVPRTIADGQALHTPGELTFSVNRRLVDEIALVRDDEIRAAMRFAFERLKIVVEPSGATPLAALLAGRAGSLPRRVGVIVSGGNIDTTRFAELCGSAA, from the coding sequence GTGACGACCACACCTCCGCCGATCACCCTCGACGACGTGCGCGACGCGGCCGCCCGGCTCAAGGGCGTCGCGCACCGCACGCCCGTACTGCGCTCCCGCACCCTGGACGCACTGGTGGGCGCCGAGGTCCACCTGAAGTGCGAGAACTTCCAGCGCGTCGGCGCGTTCAAGTTCCGTGGCGCCTACAACGCGGCCTCCCGGCTGGCCCCGGAGCAGCTCGCCCGGGGCATCGCCGCGTACTCCTCGGGCAACCACGCGCAGGCCGTCGCCCTGGCCGCGCGGGAACTCGGGACCACCGCGGTGATCGTCATGCCCGAGGACGCGCCCGGCTCCAAGCGGGCGGCGACGGAGGGCTACGGCGCCGAGATCGTGACGTACGACCGCTACGCCGGTGACCGGGTGGCCATCGCCGAGGCGCTGGCCGCCGACCGGGGTCTGGCGCTGATCCCGCCCTACGAGCATCCGCACGTCATGGCGGGCCAGGGCACCGCCGCGCTCGAACTCGTCGAGGAGGCAGGCGATCTGGACGCCCTGCTGGTGCCGGTCGGGGGCGGCGGGCTGATCGCCGGCAGCGCCACCGCGGTCAAGGGACTGCGGCCGGACACCCGGATCGTGGGTGTCGAACCGGAGGCCGGCGACGACACGAAGCGGTCGCTGGAGGCGGGCCGGCGGGTCGAGATCCCGGTGCCGCGCACCATCGCCGACGGCCAGGCCCTGCACACGCCGGGAGAGCTGACCTTCTCGGTGAACCGGCGGCTCGTGGACGAGATCGCCCTGGTCCGCGACGACGAGATCCGCGCGGCCATGCGGTTCGCCTTCGAACGCCTGAAGATCGTCGTGGAGCCGAGCGGAGCCACCCCGCTCGCCGCCCTCCTCGCCGGACGGGCCGGGAGCCTTCCGCGGCGCGTCGGTGTGATCGTCTCCGGCGGCAACATCGACACCACTCGCTTCGCCGAACTGTGCGGGAGCGCCGCCTAG
- a CDS encoding helix-turn-helix transcriptional regulator: MESLEAERDVILRALTPVVDGIAATFGPVCDVVLHDYRRPDRSVVAVAGSVTGRTVGGAMSEIGMRILARGDDADDELNYVTRTSAGRTVKSSTMVLRDSTGAVFGALCVNVDVTGLERVQGLLAALAGAAGARAEAPVTTFGDDIDSVVDALLDDRLRRQDQTWAALDRPRRLALFRSLDERGVFAVRRAIEQVAARLGISRASAYSYLSQARTTHRSGAEDTAGKAGPDDHPEGAHP, from the coding sequence ATGGAATCCCTGGAGGCCGAGCGGGACGTGATCCTGCGTGCGCTCACCCCCGTCGTCGACGGGATCGCCGCGACGTTCGGGCCGGTCTGCGACGTCGTGCTGCACGACTACCGGCGGCCGGATAGGTCCGTCGTCGCCGTCGCGGGCTCGGTGACGGGGCGGACGGTCGGCGGGGCGATGAGCGAGATCGGCATGCGCATCCTGGCCCGCGGCGACGACGCCGACGACGAGCTGAACTACGTCACCCGCACCAGTGCCGGAAGAACGGTGAAGTCGTCCACGATGGTGCTGCGCGACTCCACCGGCGCGGTGTTCGGAGCGCTGTGCGTCAACGTGGACGTCACCGGGCTGGAGCGGGTGCAGGGCCTGCTGGCCGCGCTCGCGGGGGCGGCCGGGGCACGGGCCGAGGCGCCTGTGACGACGTTCGGCGACGACATCGACTCCGTCGTCGACGCCCTCCTCGACGACCGTCTGCGACGTCAGGACCAGACCTGGGCCGCCCTCGACCGGCCGCGTCGCCTGGCCCTGTTCCGCAGCCTGGACGAACGCGGCGTCTTCGCCGTGCGCCGCGCCATCGAGCAGGTCGCCGCCCGCCTGGGCATCTCCCGGGCCTCCGCCTACAGCTATCTCTCCCAGGCCAGAACCACCCACCGGAGCGGTGCCGAAGACACCGCCGGTAAGGCCGGCCCCGACGACCACCCCGAGGGAGCACACCCGTGA
- a CDS encoding SAM-dependent methyltransferase, giving the protein MQPGRQLSTAIDAGVPTAARMYDHYLGGKDNYAVDRAACEELDKVVPSTRALALNNRRFLQRVVRTLAQEFGIRQFLDHGSGLPTQDNVHQVAQRVDSSARVVYVDNDPMVLVHGRALLEQDRRTTVIHADLRETEAIFAHEDTRRLIDFSQPVAVLFNSVFHCIPDSETDGPQAVVRRVTERLAPGSFLVMCQLVSEDPQVRAFVTDFMDKATQGHWGRVRQEKDVAALFEGTQILDPGLVEVSTWRPDTEVTPRQLTQEWIEFGGVGRLS; this is encoded by the coding sequence ATGCAGCCTGGCAGGCAGCTGTCCACGGCGATCGACGCGGGGGTGCCCACGGCCGCCCGTATGTACGACCACTACCTGGGCGGCAAGGACAACTACGCGGTCGACCGCGCGGCCTGCGAGGAACTCGACAAGGTCGTCCCGAGCACCCGCGCCCTCGCGCTGAACAACCGGCGTTTCCTGCAACGCGTCGTCAGGACCCTCGCGCAGGAGTTCGGGATCCGGCAGTTCCTCGACCACGGCTCCGGCCTGCCGACCCAGGACAACGTGCACCAGGTCGCCCAGCGCGTCGACTCCAGCGCGCGTGTCGTCTACGTCGACAACGACCCCATGGTGCTCGTGCACGGACGGGCACTGCTGGAGCAGGACCGGCGGACCACCGTCATCCACGCCGACCTGCGGGAGACGGAGGCGATCTTCGCGCACGAGGACACCCGACGGCTGATCGACTTCTCCCAGCCGGTGGCCGTGCTGTTCAACTCGGTCTTCCACTGCATCCCCGACAGCGAGACCGACGGGCCGCAGGCGGTGGTCCGCCGGGTGACCGAACGCCTCGCCCCCGGCAGCTTCCTGGTGATGTGTCAGCTGGTCAGCGAGGACCCCCAGGTCAGGGCGTTCGTCACCGACTTCATGGACAAGGCGACGCAGGGCCACTGGGGCCGGGTGCGCCAGGAGAAGGACGTCGCCGCGCTCTTCGAGGGCACCCAGATCCTCGATCCGGGACTGGTGGAGGTCTCCACCTGGCGGCCCGACACCGAGGTCACCCCGCGCCAACTCACCCAGGAGTGGATCGAGTTCGGCGGTGTCGGCCGCCTGTCCTGA
- a CDS encoding helix-turn-helix domain-containing protein — MSAESPRVSRLEPYLNRAEPAPTLLKMLVGVQLAGIREDAGLSQDQAARSLGFSPAKLSRIEAGKGRRPPVEADVRALLSLYKADDHEASVLIRLLRQAGEPGWWQRYDKRLMPEWFDRLVGLQEAATAIRTFEIQYVPGLLQTPAYARAVVERGLPSAAPREVERRVELRTRRTELLRRTDAPQLWAVLDESVLLRVLGGRDVMREQLNHLVEMAGLPHVALQVVPLDVTHASAPAIPVTYLRFGGADLPDVVYLEQIRSATFLEDRDETEEYRVALDRLADEALDPRESLALLKETAERRYPAAP; from the coding sequence ATGTCTGCCGAGTCGCCTCGAGTGTCTCGCCTCGAACCGTATCTGAACCGGGCCGAGCCCGCCCCGACCTTGCTGAAAATGCTGGTCGGCGTTCAGCTGGCGGGTATCCGGGAGGACGCCGGTCTCTCCCAGGACCAGGCCGCGCGCTCCCTCGGATTCAGCCCGGCCAAGCTGTCGCGCATCGAGGCGGGCAAGGGACGCAGGCCGCCCGTCGAGGCGGACGTCCGCGCGCTCCTGTCGTTGTACAAGGCCGACGACCACGAGGCCTCGGTACTGATCCGACTGCTGCGGCAGGCGGGCGAACCCGGCTGGTGGCAGCGGTACGACAAACGGCTGATGCCCGAGTGGTTCGACCGGCTGGTCGGGCTCCAGGAGGCGGCCACGGCGATCCGTACCTTCGAGATCCAGTACGTGCCCGGCCTGTTGCAGACACCCGCCTACGCGCGCGCCGTCGTGGAGCGGGGGCTGCCGTCGGCGGCGCCGCGGGAGGTCGAGCGCCGGGTGGAGCTGCGGACGCGGCGCACCGAACTGCTGCGGCGGACGGACGCCCCACAGCTCTGGGCGGTCCTCGACGAGTCGGTGCTGCTGCGCGTGCTGGGCGGCCGCGACGTGATGCGCGAGCAGCTGAACCACCTGGTGGAGATGGCGGGGCTGCCCCACGTCGCGCTCCAGGTGGTGCCGTTGGACGTCACCCACGCCTCGGCGCCGGCCATACCGGTCACCTACCTGCGCTTCGGCGGCGCCGATCTGCCCGACGTCGTCTATCTGGAGCAGATCCGCAGCGCGACCTTCCTGGAGGACCGGGACGAGACGGAGGAGTACCGGGTCGCGCTGGACCGGCTGGCGGACGAGGCGCTCGATCCGCGTGAGTCCCTGGCGCTGCTGAAGGAGACGGCGGAGCGGCGCTATCCCGCCGCCCCGTGA
- a CDS encoding DUF397 domain-containing protein, producing MSSVSNGVPASSLGARWIKSSHSNAEGNCVEVAALDGGGVALRNSRDPDGPALVYTPAEVAAFVAGAKDGEFDHLV from the coding sequence GTGTCGTCAGTGTCGAACGGAGTGCCGGCGAGCTCGCTGGGCGCCCGCTGGATCAAGAGCAGTCACAGCAACGCCGAGGGCAACTGCGTCGAGGTCGCGGCGCTGGACGGGGGAGGAGTCGCGCTGCGCAACTCCCGTGATCCCGACGGTCCGGCGCTGGTGTACACGCCGGCCGAGGTGGCCGCGTTCGTGGCCGGGGCGAAGGACGGCGAGTTCGACCACCTGGTCTGA
- a CDS encoding ATP-binding protein encodes MSSPAQFRSHESVPVRDAPRTAALHLMGSGAGFARAREFTQRTLDCWSLGHCIDDAVTVITELAANAVLHGLPDSSTDEFHVRLRLTLRRSHLVCAVTDPSDSLPVYPHGADDLLEHGRGLHIVEALSEHWGWTRRAPVGKTVWAMLVTRPPS; translated from the coding sequence GTGTCATCACCTGCGCAGTTCCGGAGCCACGAGTCCGTCCCCGTTCGCGACGCGCCCAGAACCGCCGCCCTGCATCTCATGGGCAGCGGGGCGGGATTCGCCCGGGCACGTGAGTTCACCCAGCGCACGCTCGACTGCTGGTCCCTGGGCCACTGCATCGACGACGCGGTCACCGTCATCACGGAACTGGCCGCCAACGCCGTCCTGCACGGGCTGCCGGACAGCTCGACGGACGAGTTCCATGTGCGGCTCAGACTCACCCTGCGCCGCTCCCATCTGGTGTGCGCGGTCACCGACCCGAGCGACAGCCTGCCCGTCTACCCGCACGGTGCGGACGACCTCCTCGAACACGGCCGCGGACTGCACATCGTCGAGGCCCTGTCCGAGCACTGGGGCTGGACCCGCCGCGCCCCCGTGGGCAAGACCGTCTGGGCCATGCTGGTGACCCGCCCCCCGTCCTGA
- a CDS encoding pirin family protein, with protein sequence MSNLDRAPVPSVCGGRGFVVAEPVRELLSPRHVKLGEATEVRRLLPNLGRRMIGAWAFVDHYGPDDIADEPGMQVPPHPHMGLQTVSWLHEGEVLHRDSTGSLQTVRPRELGLMTSGRAISHSEESPRSHARYLHGAQLWVALPDAHRHTDPRFEHHAGLPTVTAPGLKATVLLGDLDGSVSPGTSYSPLVGADLTLARGADVRLPLEPDFEYGVLSMSGEAHVDGVPVLPGSMLYLGCGRTELPLRAESDAGLMLLGGEPFEEELVMWWNFVARSHEEIARAREDWMKGDRFGEVKGYDGGPLPAPELPATPLKPRGRVR encoded by the coding sequence ATGAGCAACCTTGACCGCGCGCCCGTGCCGAGTGTCTGCGGCGGCCGTGGATTCGTCGTCGCCGAACCCGTCCGCGAACTGCTGAGCCCCCGGCACGTGAAGCTCGGCGAGGCGACCGAGGTGCGCCGGCTGCTGCCGAACCTCGGCCGCCGCATGATCGGGGCCTGGGCCTTCGTCGACCACTACGGCCCCGACGACATCGCCGACGAGCCCGGCATGCAGGTTCCGCCGCACCCGCACATGGGTCTGCAAACCGTCAGCTGGCTGCACGAGGGCGAGGTGCTCCACCGCGACTCGACCGGCAGCCTGCAAACGGTGCGCCCCAGGGAACTCGGACTGATGACCTCAGGTCGGGCGATCAGCCACTCCGAGGAGAGCCCGCGGTCGCACGCCCGGTATCTGCACGGCGCCCAGCTGTGGGTCGCACTGCCCGACGCCCACCGGCACACCGACCCCCGCTTCGAGCACCATGCCGGCCTGCCCACGGTCACGGCCCCCGGGCTCAAGGCCACCGTGCTCCTCGGCGACCTCGACGGCTCCGTCTCCCCCGGCACCTCGTACAGCCCTCTCGTGGGCGCCGACCTGACACTCGCCCGGGGCGCCGACGTCCGGCTGCCGCTGGAGCCCGACTTCGAGTACGGCGTGCTGTCGATGTCCGGCGAAGCGCATGTGGACGGGGTGCCCGTGCTGCCGGGCTCGATGCTCTACCTCGGGTGCGGCCGCACCGAGCTGCCCCTGCGGGCCGAGTCCGACGCGGGCCTGATGCTCCTGGGCGGCGAGCCGTTCGAGGAGGAGCTCGTCATGTGGTGGAACTTCGTCGCCCGCTCCCACGAGGAAATCGCCCGGGCTCGCGAGGACTGGATGAAGGGCGACCGTTTCGGCGAGGTGAAGGGCTACGACGGGGGGCCGCTGCCGGCCCCGGAGCTGCCGGCCACACCGCTCAAGCCACGGGGACGGGTGCGCTGA
- a CDS encoding cupin domain-containing protein, whose protein sequence is MTTAKNETTQTTDLAPVLTRAADAETTRDPSSVMTLLADSDHTGGRLTSYRSTFAEGAVGAPAHLHTKASEAFFVIDGALQVLVGEEVTVLETGDFLVVPPHTPHAFAAAPGRTADVLFVFTPGAGRFDYLRLLGRVMRGEADPQEIKDSSERFDNHYVDSPAWREALAAGRG, encoded by the coding sequence ATGACGACAGCGAAGAACGAGACGACGCAGACCACGGACCTCGCCCCGGTCCTCACCCGCGCCGCCGACGCCGAGACGACCCGCGACCCCAGCAGTGTCATGACGCTGCTCGCGGACTCCGACCACACCGGCGGGCGGCTCACCAGCTACCGGTCGACGTTCGCCGAAGGCGCGGTCGGAGCACCCGCCCATCTGCACACCAAGGCGTCCGAGGCGTTCTTCGTGATCGACGGCGCGCTCCAGGTGCTGGTGGGCGAGGAGGTCACCGTCCTGGAGACGGGCGACTTCCTCGTCGTGCCGCCGCACACCCCGCACGCCTTCGCCGCGGCGCCCGGCAGGACGGCCGACGTCCTGTTCGTCTTCACCCCGGGTGCCGGCCGCTTCGACTACCTGCGGCTCCTCGGCCGGGTGATGCGCGGCGAGGCCGACCCGCAGGAGATCAAGGACTCCTCGGAGCGGTTCGACAACCACTACGTCGACAGCCCGGCGTGGCGCGAGGCGCTCGCCGCCGGTCGCGGTTGA
- a CDS encoding oxygenase MpaB family protein, producing the protein MLTVVREQLGRALFRRVAGPGGPATRARIHDTPGPRWFGPDRPIRTVHGDASMFIGGLSALLLQSLHPLAMAAVAGHSGYRGDPWGRLQRTSTFLAVTTYGTAADAQRAVDTVRGIHERIRGTTAGGVPYHAADPHLLGWVHAAETDSFLRAHERYGAHPLDAAGYDAYVADTARVAEALGVEDPPRDRRELAERLTAYRPELRATPEARAAARFLLFQPPLPLAVRPLYGGLAANAVVLLPPWARGMLWLPRVPVVEDLAVRPTGHVLTRTIRWAMAPARPSGPT; encoded by the coding sequence GTGCTGACCGTAGTCCGTGAACAACTGGGCCGAGCCCTGTTCCGCCGTGTCGCCGGCCCCGGCGGACCGGCGACACGGGCCCGCATTCATGACACCCCGGGCCCGCGCTGGTTCGGGCCGGACCGCCCGATCCGCACCGTGCACGGCGACGCCTCGATGTTCATCGGGGGGCTGAGCGCACTGCTGTTGCAGTCCCTGCACCCGCTCGCCATGGCGGCGGTGGCCGGGCACTCCGGCTATCGCGGCGACCCCTGGGGCCGGCTTCAGCGCACCAGCACCTTCCTGGCCGTGACGACCTACGGCACGGCCGCGGACGCCCAGCGGGCGGTCGACACCGTCCGTGGCATCCACGAGCGCATCCGCGGGACGACGGCCGGGGGCGTGCCGTACCACGCCGCCGATCCGCACCTGCTCGGCTGGGTGCACGCCGCCGAGACGGACAGCTTCCTGCGGGCACACGAACGCTACGGCGCCCACCCGCTGGACGCCGCCGGCTACGACGCCTACGTCGCCGACACCGCGCGTGTCGCCGAGGCGCTGGGGGTGGAGGACCCACCACGCGACCGCCGCGAGCTGGCGGAGCGCCTGACCGCCTACCGGCCGGAACTCCGGGCCACACCCGAGGCCCGGGCCGCCGCCCGCTTCCTGCTGTTCCAGCCTCCCCTGCCCCTCGCGGTGCGACCCCTCTACGGCGGCCTGGCGGCCAACGCCGTGGTGCTGCTCCCGCCCTGGGCCCGCGGGATGCTCTGGCTGCCCCGGGTGCCTGTCGTCGAGGACCTCGCCGTACGTCCCACCGGACATGTCCTGACCCGGACCATCCGCTGGGCCATGGCCCCCGCGCGCCCGTCCGGCCCGACGTGA
- a CDS encoding tetratricopeptide repeat protein: MDATYRKTDEAAYYAQGTAAERWDRAQLFFAAKEYTAAARVLVGLVEEVPEQTGPRLLLARAYYHSAQLLRAEAELRVIVERDPVEHYARLMLGRTLERQGRHQEAGPHLRLAAALAGDFPEA, from the coding sequence GTGGACGCGACATACAGGAAGACCGACGAAGCCGCCTACTACGCGCAGGGAACGGCGGCCGAGCGGTGGGACCGGGCCCAGCTGTTCTTCGCCGCGAAGGAGTACACCGCCGCCGCGCGGGTGCTGGTCGGGCTGGTCGAGGAGGTGCCGGAGCAGACCGGACCACGGCTGCTGCTGGCCCGCGCCTACTACCACTCGGCCCAACTCCTCCGCGCCGAGGCCGAGTTGCGAGTGATCGTCGAGCGGGACCCGGTGGAGCACTACGCCCGGCTGATGCTGGGCCGCACCCTGGAGCGACAGGGACGGCACCAGGAGGCGGGACCGCACCTGCGGCTCGCCGCGGCGCTGGCCGGGGACTTCCCCGAGGCCTGA